The Geotrypetes seraphini chromosome 6, aGeoSer1.1, whole genome shotgun sequence genome includes a window with the following:
- the LOC117362751 gene encoding NADH dehydrogenase [ubiquinone] 1 beta subcomplex subunit 9-like: MSAAAYLTHRQKVLRLYKKAQRHLESWVIFKDQYRFEACLLRARFDEHKNEKDMVKATMLLKAAEEEFWDRQHPQPYIFPDSPGGTSYERYDCYKAPEWCLDLWHPSEKAMYPDYFAKREQWKKLRAASWDREIQQLQEETPADGPKTEVLPPARRKEDLPPLWWEYVTRPRERPS, from the coding sequence ATGTCGGCCGCCGCCTACCTTACGCACCGTCAGAAAGTGCTGCGGCTCTACAAGAAGGCCCAGCGGCACCTGGAGTCCTGGGTGATTTTCAAGGATCAATATCGCTTCGAGGCCTGTTTGTTGCGAGCTCGATTTGATGagcataaaaatgaaaaagatatgGTTAAAGCCACTATGCTGTTGAAAGCAGCGGAGGAAGAATTCTGGGACCGTCAACATCCTCAGCCCTACATCTTCCCCGATTCTCCAGGAGGCACGTCCTATGAGAGATACGATTGCTACAAGGCGCCTGAATGGTGTTTGGATCTCTGGCACCCTTCTGAGAAAGCAATGTATCCTGATTATTTTGCTAAAAGGGAGCAATGGAAAAAACTGCGAGCTGCGAGCTGGGACAGGGAGATTCAGCAGCTTCAGGAAGAAACTCCAGCAGATGGACCTAAAACAGAAGTTTTACCTCCTGCTCGCAGGAAGGAGGATTTACCTCCACTCTGGTGGGAATATGTGACTCGTCCTCGTGAACGTCCATCTTAG